The following proteins are co-located in the Pyricularia oryzae 70-15 chromosome 1, whole genome shotgun sequence genome:
- a CDS encoding phosphatidylinositol 4-kinase gives MATNIRQRALEKIALLSAKTSSATFDKSDLSRLCKACPTHAKTKENGNTSKQLGGVPMTIREYEVLLALCKAAPQVQTGQSATQLAKQLIPYLLESHAQLFAQSPFFRRIEPSPTEALTNHVTAALLSLGVRHDGVLDMVMDNIWAFVNTCFHATESLLPTGDDGEGNLEDAIRTATIAVSLLGFLDAAAAQVDFWRAGGRLALIQRLRKLLSEPFLVAVESAFSTIRNSHSPDRIVKEWKRNMRQYAEARRPLGAMLLQRSYMQLLVATTSLLVVGVDSLKESHVLDLLMCEQGLKRPLTARSGDADVRSVETFATVAIDQMNYLEASADFIQLGSTAQQNIAFGVRSAAIISYLLCAKMDDETADVDFLMACLEETLGDPVQMAHEELASTVLRSMALICRMQPSLGANVSRLLPRFIVQSGAKKQIIDIASNALAFVLQLLSSDAVITTLYTLGNVLSPGSERPLTNGMNGDADGAHMLYQGRQSTGSSISLQLHGEEETSAVYGNVVHAICGIATACNDEKITALAQSIILQKITKINSVVDAQIVSGAASLALSGGALDFRSLLKMYTRICHDAVVENKQALLTAVAHARNHISANIRRDSPLYEIYWNHLLDSIVSQGDLHHANHAKESDVQLAAREIAELLQPMAIFMATNDFAVDSHREDESYGLLRDAWYNIVVHGFTLATERGKKHINELRIMAIHSPPLVAEQRGEQIESDIELNPVLRRGMSSDRESVQKKHLCELLPSKSAEIRGLSYRKVIFLHAACLVESLRADSGDCTMALSYFLEPSMRRGDVSSTMEGINGAVVDRYLKKTLSGTHPNFTAQYAAAQLAAVFCSCCHRIDRVQQAAYSCADRIINQVPSALCYRTSLFALLELLSLMWTSCLEAETDLYEPRSTFKSSRGRVTVELSDDYAFRRHTLDTLYKKARSWVSTVLSLAPADVKGLLQTYLSDFDDDGAYGHVSLGRSFALELGSCIPSTDQRLQSLTRIGDCHINTASDFVAQYTTRQEYRYAEALPDHSLEWLSFMRLDRRSSFLPNGNNESADAVTALAHVEERLLEKKNTSLTDVRDILRRAAALLCRPEREEANVAHFLVSIPFAMFTKDSIKLGVSLWLGVMNENPRMEPRLLNEIAQQWELSIQRKLGLFSEAIMHPDPFFLKEEFAPSDSAAMAKRKQVVHNLLSPHTRLLQFISSHFNATRLGSSDTQRIFLRMLDLTLDALKTTTPHPLARDLRFQIVLYGLRVLRTCTTMGAIAQWRLKDKLLTAALSWFAGMARWSFGSNMLQLKTEIRLLSEIMGAVKAVSYIGAHAVGNIRSLQAREQLLLLLLENEHTRLRVWVYPLGEPHAAATHATIMHPNKGSLEAAIMPLIRTAWAEAPSIAIGLVARFPQNPKIHKEVRWLLLNFPSKAVNDPEALSVLLGGSLPVDVSFQLKHLLYWAPVAPITAVTYFMPAFQNHPLLIQYAMRALESHPVDVTFFYVPQIVQLLRHDELGYVERYIVETAQFSQLFAHQIIWNMKANAYKDDDSTIPDPMKPTLDEVMAKMVESFNPTDRDFYEREFAFFDEVTGISGKLKPLIKKSKEEKKQKIEEELRKIKVEVGVYLPSNPDGVVIGIDRKSGKPLQSHAKAPYMATFRIKRNKTVDATDNFLEESSKPNGSMTTENTVEIWQSAIFKVGDDCRQDVLALQMIAAFRGIFESVGLDVYVFPYRVTATAPGCGVIDVLPNSISRDMLGREAVNGLYEYFTSKYGNEDSLRFQQARNNFVKSMAAYSIISFLLQFKDRHNGNIMIDDAGHILHIDFGFCFDIAPGGIKFERAPFKLTSEMMAVMGGSMDSQAFKQFEELCVKSFLASRPYADKLSQIVLLMMESGLPCFKPESVKHFRDRFVLDRNEREAADFVKDLIRKSHGSYSTGFYDGFQLMTNGIPY, from the exons ATGGCGACCAACATTCGCCAGAGGGCGCTTGAGAAAATTGCACTCCTCTCTGCGAAGACCTCCTCGGCAACTTTCGACAAGTCAGACCTGTCAAGACTCTGCAAAGCATGCCCTACCCATGCCAAGACCAAGGAGAATGGGAATACATCCAAGCAGCTCGGGGGCGTCCCCATG ACCATACGCGAATATGAAGTCCTCCTCGCCCTCTGCAAGGCTGCTCCCCAAGTTCAGACTGGACAAAGTGCTACTCAACTCGCCAAGCAGTTGATACCGTACCTCCTCGAATCGCATGCCCAGCTGTTTGCCCAGTCGCCCTTCTTCCGCAGGATCGAACCTTCGCCTACCGAGGCACTCACCAACCATGTCACCGCCGCACTCCTGTCTCTTGGAGTTCGCCACGATGGTGTACTGGACATGGTCATGGACAACATCTGGGCCTTCGTCAACACCTGTTTTCACGCTACCGAGAGCCTACTGCCCACAGGTGATGATGGGGAGGGAAACTTGGAGGATGCCATACGGACTGCCACCATTGCAGTATCTCTGCTTGGATTCTTGGATGCTGCTGCAGCCCAGGTCGATTTCTGGAGGGCCGGAGGTCGGCTGGCTTTGATTCAGCGCCTGCGCAAGTTGCTCTCTGAGCCTTTCCTCGTCGCTGTCGAGTCGGCCTTCTCGACCATCCGCAACTCACACTCGCCAGACCGCATCGTCAAGGAATGGAAGCGTAATATGCGCCAGTACGCCGAGGCGCGTCGGCCTCTGGGTGCTATGCTGCTCCAGCGCAGCTACATGCAACTTTTGGTTGCGACTACTTCGTTGTTGGTAGTGGGGGTCGATTCGCTGAAAGAATCCCATGTTCTAGACTTGCTCATGTGCGAACAAGGTCTCAAGCGTCCTCTGACCGCCAGGAGTGGGGATGCGGATGTTCGATCGGTTGAGACTTTCGCTACTGTCGCCATCGACCAGATGAATTACCTCGAGGCCAGCGCCGACTTTATCCAGTTGGGCTCCACGGCGCAGCAAAACATAGCTTTTGGAGTGAGATCCGCAGCCATCATCAGCTACCTCCTGTGCGCAAAAATGGACGACGAGACGGCCGACGTTGACTTTCTCATGGCCTGCCTAGAGGAGACTCTTGGAGACCCTGTTCAGATGGCACACGAAGAGCTTGCGTCCACAGTTCTCCGCTCTATGGCCTTGATCTGCCGTATGCAGCCTTCGCTTGGTGCGAATGTCAGCCGCTTGCTGCCGCGTTTTATTGTCCAGAGTGGCGCCAAGAAGCAGATCATAGATATTGCATCCAATGCGCTTGCTTTTGTGTTACAACTGCTCTCATCCGACGCCGTTATCACCACACTTTACACATTGGGAAATGTTCTCAGCCCAGGAAGTGAGCGGCCATTGACCAACGGGATGAATGGCGATGCGGACGGGGCTCACATGCTCTACCAAGGCAGGCAATCAACGGGAAGTTCCATCTCCTTGCAATTGCATGGAGAGGAGGAGACGTCTGCAGTCTATGGCAATGTCGTGCACGCTATCTGTGGGATAGCCACCGCCTGCAATGATGAGAAGATCACAGCTCTTGCCCAGTCGATCATACTGCAAAAGATCACAAAGATCAACTCAGTAGTCGACGCCCAAATCGTCTCTGGGGCTGCCTCGCTCGCCCTCAGCGGAGGTGCACTTGATTTCAGGTCCTTACTCAAGATGTACACCCGAATCTGCCACGATGCCGTCGTTGAGAATAAGCAGGCGCTCCTGACAGCCGTCGCCCACGCGCGGAACCATATTTCAGCTAACATTAGGCGCGACTCGCCCTTGTACGAGATCTACTGGAATCATCTCCTGGATAGCATAGTCTCTCAGGGTGATTTGCATCATGCAAACCACGCAAAGGAGTCGGATGTGCAGCTGGCCGCCCGTGAGATCGCCGAGCTTCTGCAACCTATGGCCATCTTCATGGCCACCAACGATTTTGCGGTCGACTCGCACAGGGAGGATGAGAGCTACGGCCTCCTTCGGGATGCTTGGTACAATATAGTCGTGCATGGCTTCACTCTTGCGACCGAGCGGGGCAAGAAACACATCAACGAACTGCGCATCATGGCCATCCACTCGCCGCCTTTGGTAGCAGAGCAACGTGGGGAACAGATTGAGAGCGATATCGAGCTCAACCCGGTGCTTCGCAGGGGCATGAGCAGTGATCGGGAGAGCGTGCAAAAGAAACACCTCTGCGAATTACTGCCGTCCAAGTCTGCTGAGATCCGGGGTCTCAGTTACCGCAAAGTCATTTTCCTCCATGCAGCATGTCTCGTAGAGAGTCTTCGTGCTGATTCTGGCGACTGTACCATGGCACTCTCTTACTTTTTGGAGCCGAGTATGCGCCGAGGAGATGTGAGCAGTACTATGGAAGGCATCAATGGGGCGGTCGTGGACAGGTATCTTAAGAAGACTCTGAGCGGAACCCACCCCAACTTTACTGCGCAGTACGCAGCCGCTCAGCTGGCAGCTGTATTCTGCAGCTGCTGCCATCGCATTGATCGTGTGCAACAGGCGGCCTACAGTTGCGCCGACAGGATCATTAACCAAGTCCCGTCGGCTTTGTGCTACCGCACGTCCTTGTTTGCCCTGCTCGAACTTCTATCCTTGATGTGGACCAGCTGTCTCGAGGCGGAGACAGATCTCTATGAGCCTAGGTCGACCTTCAAGTCCTCCCGCGGGCGAGTTACTGTAGAACTTTCGGATGACTACGCCTTCCGAAGGCACACGCTAGACACTCTTTACAAGAAAGCCAGGTCATGGGTCAGCACCGTCCTCAGCCTTGCTCCGGCGGATGTCAAGGGTCTCCTGCAGACGTACCTGTCagactttgacgatgatggaGCATATGGGCACGTCTCGCTGGGCAGGTCGTTTGCACTTGAGCTAGGATCTTGCATCCCATCGACAGACCAGCGCTTGCAGTCGCTCACCAGAATAGGAGACTGCCACATTAACACTGCATCTGACTTTGTTGCACAGTATACAACACGCCAAGAGTATAGATACGCCGAGGCTCTTCCTGACCACAGCCTGGAGTGGCTCAGCTTCATGCGCCTGGATCGCCGGTCATCTTTCCTACCCAACGGCAACAATGAGAGTGCAGATGCCGTCACAGCTCTTGCTCACGTCGAAGAGCGTCttttggaaaagaagaacaCATCATTGACTGACGTGCGCGACATCCTGCGCCGTGCTGCTGCGCTCCTATGCCGCCCCGAGCGTGAGGAGGCCAACGTGGCGCACTTTCTCGTCAGCATTCCTTTCGCCATGTTCACGAAAGACTCCATTAAGCTTGGTGTGTCTCTCTGGCTTGGCGTCATGAACGAGAACCCACGGATGGAGCCTCGTCTACTCAACGAGATTGCGCAGCAATGGGAACTTAGCATCCAAAGGAAGCTAGGACTGTTCAGCGAGGCCATCATGCACCCGGatcccttttttttgaagGAGGAGTTTGCGCCGAGTGATAGTGCTGCCATGGCCAAGCGTAAACAGGTCGTGCACAACCTGCTGTCGCCTCACACGAGACTATTGCAGTTCATAAGCAGCCATTTCAACGCCACCAGGCTCGGTAGCTCGGACACACAGAGGATATTCCTGCGTATGCTGGACCTGACGCTGGATGCCCTGAAGACAACAACGCCGCACCCGCTGGCGCGCGACCTCCGGTTCCAGATCGTCTTGTACGGCCTCCGTGTCCTACGCACGTGCACAACCATGGGAGCGATCGCACAGTGGAGACTTAAGGACAAGCTCCTCACAGCGGCGCTCAGCTGGTTCGCGGGCATGGCACGGTGGTCGTTTGGCAGCAACATGCTCCAGCTCAAGACGGAGATCCGGCTGTTGTCCGAAATCATGGGCGCCGTCAAGGCAGTGTCGTACATCGGAGCACATGCCGTGGGTAACATACGTTCGCTGCAGGCCAGGGAGCAGCTgcttttgctgctgctggagaaTGAGCACACACGACTGCGTGTGTGGGTGTATCCGCTAGGTGAACCGCATGCTGCTGCGACGCACGCAACGATAATGCACCCCAATAAGGGATCCTTGGAG GCCGCCATTATGCCGCTCATTCGCACAGCATGGGCTGAGGCCCCATCGATTGCCATCGGCCTAGTCGCCAGGTTCCCACAGAACCCCAAGATACACAAGGAAGTCCGCTGGCTGCTACTCAACTTCCCTAGCAAGGCTGTCAATGACCCCGAGGCATTGTCAGTACTGCTAGGTGGTTCACTGCCGGTTGATGTCAGCTTCCAGCTTAAG CACCTCCTTTACTGGGCACCCGTGGCGCCAATCACTGCGGTCACATACTTCATGCCTGCATTCCAGAACCATCCTCTTCTCATCCAATACGCCATGCGGGCTTTGGAGAGCCACCCTGTGGATGTTACCTTCTTCTACGTTCCTCAGATTGTGCAGTTGTTGCGTCACGACGAACTGGGCTATGTCGAGCGTTATATCGTCGAGACTGCGCAGTTCTCGCAGTTGTTTGCTCACCAGATCATTTGGAACATGAAGGCCAATGCATACAAAGATGATGACTCTACTATT CCCGATCCAATGAAACCCACGCTCGACGAGGTTATGGCAAAGATGGTAGAAAGCTTCAACCCTACTGATCGCGACTTTTACGAGCGCGAATTTGCCTTCTTTGACGAGGTGACTGGAATCTCGGGCAAGCTCAAGCCACTCATCAAGAAGtcaaaggaagaaaagaagcagaAGATCGAGGAAGAGCTCCGTAAGATCAAGGTTGAGGTTGGTGTATACCTTCCAAGTAACCCTGACGGCGTTGTCATCGGCATCGATCGCAAGTCAGGCAAGCCGTTGCAGAGTCACGCAAAAGCTCCGTACATGGCCACTTTCCGCATCAAGCGCAACAAGACTGTTGATGCGACGGACAACTTCCTGGAGGAGTCGAGCAAGCCCAACGGCTCCATGACGACCGAGAATACTGTCGAGATCTGGCAGTCGGCCATTTTCAAAGTCGGCGATGACTGTCGTCAAGACGTGCTCGCTCTACAGATGATCGCAGCTTTCAGGGGGATATTCGAAAGCGTTGGCCTGGACGTGTATGTGTTCCCATACCGCGTTACGGCCACAGCTCCCGGCTGTGGTGTCATCGACGTGCTTCCCAACTCCATCAGCCGTGACATGCTCGGTCGTGAGGCGGTCAATGGGCTCTACGAGTACTTTACAAGCAAGTATGGCAATGAGGATTCGCTTCGGTTCCAGCAAGCGCGCAACAACTTTGTCAAGAGTATGGCCGCCTACAGCATCATCTCCTTCCTGCTCCAATTCAAGGACCGTCACAATGGCAACATCATGATCGATGACGCGGGTCACATCTTGCACATCGACTTTGGGTTCTGTTTTGACATTGCACCCGGTGGCATCAAGTTCGAGCGGGCGCCATTCAAGCTGACATCAGAGATGATGGCGGTCATGGGCGGCTCGATGGATTCACAGGCATTCAAGCAGTTTGAGGAGCTCTGTGTCAAATCCTTCCTTGCGTCACGGCCGTACGCCGACAAGCTATCACAGATCGTGCTCCTCATGATGGAGAGTGGACTCCCTTGCTTCAAGCCTGAGAGTGTCAAGCACTTCAGGGACCGCTTCGTGCTGGATCGTAACGAGCGCGAGGCTGCCGACTTTGTCAAAGACCTCATCAGGAAGAGTCACGGAAGCTACTCTACGGGTTTCTATGATGGATTCCAGCTTATGACGAATGGAATTCCGTACTAG
- a CDS encoding proteasome component C5 has translation MAAMFSQNPVMNGPNYAFSDTPRVNAPGGARQHGFNPYTDNGGSTLAIAGDDFAIMAGDTRMASGYSINTRFYPKVFKIGGTTADNSDATLVLSVVGFAADGEALKERLDAICKIYRYRHGKPMTVKACAKRLSTILYQKRFFPYYTHAILAGIDEEGHGAVYSYDPVGSYEREQCRAGGAAASLIMPFLDNQVNFKNQYVPGSGTGHDLQERERKPLPRETVETLVKDAFDGAVERHIEVGDGLQMMIITKDGIEEVIMPLKKD, from the exons ATGGCGGCCATGTTCAGCCAAAACCCCGTCATGAACGGACCCAACTACGCTTTCTCAGATACCCCCAGAGTCAACGCTCCAGGCGGTGCTCGGCAACATGGTTTCAACCC ATACACCGACAACGGCGGCTCCACCCTCGCCATCGCGGGCGACGACTTTGCCATCATGGCCGGCGACACGAGAATGGCGTCTGGTTACAGCATCAACACCCGCTTCTACCCCAAGGTGTTCAAGATTGGCGGCACGACGGCCGACAACTCGGACGCGACCCTGGTGCTCTCGGTGGTCGGCTTCGCCGCTGACGGTGAGGCCCTCAAGGAGCGCCTCGACGCCATCTGCAAGAtctaccgctaccgccacgGCAAGCCCATGACGGTCAAGGCCTGCGCCAAGCGCCTGTCCACCATCTTGTACCAGAAGCGCTTCTTCCCGTACTACACCCACGCCATCCTCGCCGGCATCGACGAGGAGGGCCACGGCGCTGTCTACAGCTACGACCCCGTCGGAAGCTACGAGCGCGAGCAGTGCCGCGCGggaggcgccgccgccagcctCATTATGCCCTTCCTTGACAACCAAGTCAATTTCAAGAACCAGTACGTCCCCGGCAGCGGCACCGGCCACGACCTGCAGGAGCGGGAGAGGAAGCCCCTCCCCAGGGAGACGGTCGAGACCCTGGTCAAGGACGCTTTCGATGGTGCGGTGGAGAGGCACATCGAGGTCGGCGATGGTTTGCAGATGATGATTATCACCAAGGACGGGATCGAGGAGGTCATCATGCCGCTAAAGAAGGACTAA